The following are from one region of the Mycolicibacterium helvum genome:
- the alc gene encoding allantoicase, giving the protein MIGGAQNPTQSQPHFLSLPDLAARPAGGAVLWANDDLFAERENLIKPQSAEFRPATFGHKGQIYDGWETRRRRDLSPEDCDSAIVRLAAPAILGGVVVDTAWFTGNYPPQISVEAASVEGYPPVEDLVHRTEWTTIVERAAVNGDTRNPFKVNSSHRWTHVRLSIYPDGGVARFRVHGEGLLDPRLADGLPMDLAALENGARVTACSNMFYSSPNNLLLPGTARTMGDGWETSRRRDQGNDWVQVRLASQGVLTAAELDTSYFLGNAPGAARLMGRDGAGDWFELLGITTLQPDTRHRFLLDVQRPLTDARLDVYPDGGMARLRLFGRLTDEGLRSVRERWAASA; this is encoded by the coding sequence GTGATCGGCGGAGCGCAGAACCCAACGCAGTCGCAGCCACACTTCCTGTCATTGCCCGATCTGGCGGCTCGGCCCGCCGGTGGTGCGGTGCTGTGGGCGAACGACGACCTGTTCGCCGAACGGGAGAACCTGATCAAGCCCCAATCCGCGGAGTTCCGCCCGGCCACCTTCGGGCACAAGGGTCAGATCTACGACGGGTGGGAAACTCGGCGCCGGCGCGACCTGAGCCCCGAGGACTGCGACAGCGCGATCGTGCGGCTGGCGGCGCCGGCCATCCTGGGTGGCGTGGTGGTCGACACCGCGTGGTTCACCGGCAACTACCCGCCGCAGATTTCGGTCGAGGCAGCCAGCGTCGAAGGCTATCCACCGGTCGAAGATCTTGTGCATCGGACCGAATGGACCACCATAGTCGAGCGGGCAGCAGTCAACGGCGATACCCGAAACCCGTTCAAAGTCAATTCATCTCACCGCTGGACTCATGTGCGGCTGTCGATCTATCCGGACGGCGGCGTGGCGCGATTTCGGGTGCATGGCGAAGGCCTGCTCGACCCGCGACTCGCGGACGGCCTGCCGATGGACCTCGCTGCCCTGGAGAATGGCGCCCGGGTTACCGCTTGCTCCAACATGTTCTACTCGTCGCCCAACAATCTCCTGCTGCCAGGAACCGCGCGCACCATGGGTGACGGGTGGGAGACCTCCCGCCGGCGCGACCAGGGCAACGACTGGGTTCAGGTTCGGCTGGCCAGCCAGGGAGTGCTGACCGCCGCCGAACTGGACACGTCGTATTTTCTCGGCAATGCCCCCGGTGCCGCCAGGCTGATGGGTCGCGACGGCGCAGGGGACTGGTTCGAGCTGCTGGGAATCACCACGCTGCAACCCGACACCAGGCACCGCTTCCTGTTGGATGTCCAGCGACCGCTCACCGATGCCCGACTCGACGTCTATCCCGACGGTGGCATGGCGCGGCTTCGACTGTTCGGCCGGCTGACCGACGAGGGGCTGCGCAGCGTTCGGGAAAGGTGGGCGGCCAGCGCCTGA
- a CDS encoding TetR/AcrR family transcriptional regulator has product MTTKRTQAQRSATTQDALRSAARTLWGERGYAEVGTPEIAQRAGVTRGAMYHQYADKAALFLDVVETVEADVMNRLAAATLAQQPETPAAALHAAVDAWLDISAEAEIRQLILLDAPNVLGWDGFRDIAERYSLGMTEQLLQAAMDSGELETQPARPLAHILIGALDAAAMTIANAAEPDTTGAEVRRALHSIVNGMLASRQ; this is encoded by the coding sequence ATGACCACCAAACGCACCCAGGCACAGCGATCCGCCACCACCCAGGACGCGCTGCGCAGCGCCGCGCGCACGTTGTGGGGTGAACGCGGCTACGCCGAGGTCGGAACACCGGAGATCGCCCAGCGAGCCGGCGTCACCAGGGGCGCGATGTATCACCAGTACGCCGACAAGGCAGCACTGTTCCTCGACGTGGTCGAGACCGTCGAGGCCGATGTGATGAACCGGCTCGCCGCGGCCACCCTCGCCCAGCAGCCGGAGACCCCGGCGGCAGCTCTCCATGCGGCAGTGGACGCCTGGCTGGACATCAGCGCCGAGGCCGAAATCCGCCAGCTGATCCTGCTCGATGCGCCAAACGTGCTGGGCTGGGATGGTTTTCGGGATATCGCTGAGCGCTACAGCCTGGGCATGACCGAACAATTGCTGCAGGCCGCGATGGACTCCGGTGAACTCGAGACTCAGCCCGCACGCCCGCTGGCGCACATCCTCATCGGGGCGCTCGACGCCGCGGCCATGACGATCGCCAATGCCGCCGAGCCCGACACCACCGGCGCCGAGGTCCGCCGAGCGCTGCACTCCATCGTCAACGGGATGCTCGCCAGCCGGCAGTGA
- a CDS encoding zinc-dependent metalloprotease: MSGSTSSEGGSRIGAAELTVGRAVDWSFAGNVGAWLTRPGPASTDYTRNQAIDELAAAAIKAEGPVREVTRMGGDAPVPDARIVDRQGWVRAASDSMRVMTGGTQTPANPLTGRVTGAQTGAVLAFISSGILGQYDPFAETENTDAGLLLLVYPNVIAVERQLRVSPADFRLWVCLHEVTHRVQFTANPWLAQHMSQALGVLTSDSTDDVTQVVARLADFVKKRRRAGAQRPGTGVSDGGAQGPNDLGILGLMRAVQSEPQQQALDQLLVLGTLLEGHADHVMDAVGPAVVPSVQTIRNRFDQRRQRKQPPLARLLRALLGVDAKLSQYTRGKKFVDHVVDRVGMDRFNTVWTSAQTLPLPDEIEDPQRWIDRVL; the protein is encoded by the coding sequence ATGAGCGGCTCAACGAGTAGCGAAGGCGGATCGCGCATCGGCGCAGCGGAGTTGACCGTCGGGCGGGCTGTCGACTGGTCGTTCGCCGGCAACGTCGGCGCCTGGCTGACCCGGCCTGGGCCGGCGTCCACCGACTACACCCGCAACCAGGCCATCGACGAGCTGGCCGCTGCGGCGATCAAGGCCGAAGGCCCGGTTCGTGAGGTCACCCGGATGGGCGGCGACGCCCCCGTGCCCGACGCGCGCATCGTCGACCGCCAGGGCTGGGTCCGGGCGGCCTCGGACTCGATGCGGGTGATGACCGGCGGCACCCAGACGCCCGCCAACCCCCTCACCGGCCGGGTCACCGGAGCCCAGACCGGTGCTGTGCTCGCTTTCATCTCCTCGGGCATCCTCGGCCAGTACGACCCGTTCGCCGAAACCGAGAACACCGACGCCGGCCTGCTGTTGCTGGTCTATCCGAACGTCATCGCCGTCGAGCGCCAGCTGCGGGTCTCCCCGGCCGACTTCCGGCTGTGGGTGTGCCTGCATGAAGTGACGCACCGGGTGCAGTTCACCGCCAATCCCTGGCTGGCACAGCACATGTCGCAGGCGCTCGGGGTGCTGACCTCCGATTCCACCGACGACGTGACGCAGGTGGTGGCGCGGCTGGCGGACTTCGTGAAGAAGCGCCGGAGGGCAGGAGCGCAGCGACCCGGGACGGGGGTGAGCGACGGCGGTGCGCAGGGGCCCAACGACTTGGGCATCCTCGGGCTCATGCGGGCGGTGCAATCCGAGCCGCAGCAGCAGGCACTCGATCAGCTGCTGGTGCTGGGCACACTGCTCGAAGGCCACGCCGACCACGTCATGGACGCGGTCGGCCCGGCCGTCGTGCCGTCGGTGCAGACCATCCGCAACCGGTTCGACCAACGCCGCCAGCGCAAGCAGCCGCCGCTTGCGCGGCTGCTGCGGGCGCTGCTCGGCGTGGACGCCAAGCTCAGCCAGTACACCCGCGGCAAGAAGTTCGTCGACCACGTGGTGGACCGGGTCGGGATGGACCGGTTCAACACGGTGTGGACCAGCGCGCAGACCCTGCCGTTGCCCGACGAGATCGAAGATCCGCAGCGGTGGATCGACCGAGTGCTGTAG
- the dacB gene encoding D-alanyl-D-alanine carboxypeptidase/D-alanyl-D-alanine endopeptidase translates to MKPTRWRRSTHVVLAVAVMVLVAAVVAVAAVLTDGGNTSSAQAPPGHPLVTANPGVVPVSDSAGVPTAAGMTAALAVPVADPNLGNVSGRVTDAKTGKQIWEHRSDVPLLPASTNKTLTTGAALLALNRDDRITTTVVAADQTSQPGVVVLVGGGDPILSAAPPGQETWYRGAARISDLADQVRKSGVTATAVQVDDSLYSGPDFAPGWDPADIDGGDIAPMQSVMIDAGRIQPTTVDSARSRFPALDAGRALASALGLDPAKVTMAPTPPSGRQLASVQSAPLIERLRQMMNASDNVMAESIGREVAKATGRPVSFAGAVDAVTNKLAGAGVDMTGAALFDSSGLSVLDRLTAKTLDEVVQAAAGPDQPAMRPLLDVLPIAGGSGTLSDRFLGGDPQTSSAGWLRAKTGSLTAINSLAGIVTDDSGRVLTFAFISNDAGPMGRVALDTLAGALRTCGCG, encoded by the coding sequence ATGAAGCCGACTCGGTGGCGGCGCTCCACGCATGTGGTGCTCGCCGTGGCGGTGATGGTGCTGGTCGCCGCCGTCGTGGCGGTCGCCGCTGTCCTGACCGACGGTGGCAACACCAGCAGCGCGCAGGCGCCGCCGGGGCACCCGCTGGTCACCGCCAACCCCGGCGTCGTGCCGGTGTCGGACTCCGCTGGGGTCCCCACGGCGGCAGGTATGACCGCGGCGCTGGCGGTTCCAGTCGCCGACCCGAATCTGGGCAACGTGAGCGGCCGGGTCACCGACGCCAAGACCGGCAAGCAGATCTGGGAGCACCGATCCGATGTGCCGCTCCTGCCGGCGTCGACGAACAAAACGCTCACTACCGGGGCCGCGCTGCTGGCACTGAACCGCGACGACCGGATCACCACCACCGTCGTCGCGGCGGATCAGACCAGCCAGCCCGGGGTCGTCGTGCTCGTGGGCGGGGGTGACCCGATCCTGTCGGCCGCCCCGCCGGGTCAGGAGACCTGGTATCGCGGGGCGGCCCGGATCAGCGATCTCGCCGACCAAGTCCGCAAGAGCGGCGTCACCGCGACGGCCGTTCAGGTCGACGATTCCCTCTACAGCGGACCCGATTTCGCGCCCGGCTGGGATCCCGCAGACATCGACGGCGGTGACATCGCTCCGATGCAGTCGGTGATGATCGACGCCGGCCGCATCCAGCCGACGACGGTCGACTCGGCGCGGTCCAGGTTTCCCGCGCTGGATGCCGGACGCGCGCTGGCCAGCGCCCTGGGACTCGACCCGGCGAAGGTCACCATGGCCCCGACTCCACCGTCCGGCCGGCAGCTGGCCTCGGTGCAATCGGCACCCCTGATCGAACGGCTGCGGCAGATGATGAACGCCTCCGACAACGTGATGGCCGAGTCGATCGGCCGGGAGGTGGCCAAGGCGACCGGTCGTCCGGTGAGCTTCGCCGGAGCCGTCGACGCGGTGACCAACAAACTCGCCGGTGCCGGCGTCGACATGACCGGCGCCGCTCTGTTCGACTCCAGCGGGTTGTCGGTGCTGGACCGGCTGACCGCAAAGACGCTCGACGAGGTGGTCCAGGCCGCCGCCGGGCCCGATCAGCCGGCGATGCGTCCGCTGCTCGACGTGCTTCCGATCGCCGGCGGCAGCGGGACGCTGTCGGATCGTTTCCTCGGTGGTGATCCGCAGACGTCGTCGGCGGGCTGGCTGCGCGCCAAGACCGGGTCGCTGACCGCCATCAACTCATTGGCCGGGATTGTCACCGACGACAGCGGCCGCGTCCTGACGTTCGCGTTCATCTCCAACGATGCCGGGCCGATGGGCCGGGTCGCCCTCGATACCCTGGCCGGCGCCCTGCGCACGTGTGGATGTGGCTGA
- a CDS encoding alpha/beta fold hydrolase: MDTVDLRGGTIHYETAGPPTGRPVVFIHGYAMGGSLWRPLSARLARHGLRCIVPTWPLGAHQQAMKPSAEMTMRGVAAMVDEFLDALGLDDVVLVGNDTGGAVAQVVATEFPDRLGALVLTSCDAFEHFPPPILAPFIAAAKVPVAFRIAVQAMRSRLVRRRAYGALAHTNLDALTVEWTHRAVRDSAIAENLRRFTGSLSRQTTLDAAARLPQFTKPALIAWSADDLLFPQSDGQRLADALPHSRLEYIENARTFSMLDAPDALAALIAEFASATSTVGRDADRC; encoded by the coding sequence ATGGACACCGTAGATCTGCGCGGCGGAACCATCCATTACGAAACGGCCGGACCGCCGACCGGCAGGCCGGTCGTCTTCATCCACGGCTACGCGATGGGCGGGTCGCTGTGGCGACCGTTGAGCGCACGGCTGGCCCGACACGGCCTGCGGTGCATCGTGCCGACCTGGCCGCTCGGCGCGCATCAGCAGGCGATGAAGCCGTCGGCGGAGATGACCATGCGCGGTGTCGCAGCCATGGTCGACGAGTTCCTCGACGCGCTGGGCCTCGACGATGTCGTGCTGGTCGGAAACGACACCGGCGGGGCGGTGGCTCAGGTGGTCGCCACCGAATTCCCTGACCGGCTGGGGGCCCTGGTCCTCACCAGTTGTGATGCGTTCGAACACTTTCCACCGCCGATCTTGGCGCCGTTCATCGCCGCGGCGAAGGTGCCGGTGGCGTTCCGGATCGCCGTACAGGCGATGCGCTCCCGTCTGGTGCGCCGGCGCGCTTACGGCGCGCTGGCGCACACCAACCTCGACGCGCTGACCGTCGAGTGGACCCATCGCGCCGTGCGCGACTCCGCGATCGCCGAGAACCTGCGTCGCTTCACCGGATCGCTGAGCCGGCAGACAACTCTCGACGCCGCCGCGCGGTTGCCCCAGTTCACCAAGCCGGCGCTGATTGCGTGGTCGGCCGACGACCTGTTGTTCCCGCAATCCGACGGCCAACGGCTCGCCGATGCGCTGCCGCATTCGCGGCTGGAGTACATCGAGAACGCGCGCACCTTCTCGATGCTCGACGCCCCCGACGCACTGGCCGCGCTCATCGCTGAGTTCGCCTCGGCCACAAGTACTGTCGGTCGCGACGCCGATCGCTGCTAG
- the tilS gene encoding tRNA lysidine(34) synthetase TilS, with product MDRPSAVAALRAAVAGFATDCLPGASSWCVALSGGPDSLALTAAAAAALPTTALIVDHGLQAGSAEVAETARRQAHDLGCVDAQVLRVAVGTGGGPEAAARAARYAALDAARGQAPVLLAHTLDDQAETVLLGLGRGSGARSIAGMRAADPPWYRPLLGVRRAVTHDACAELGLASWDDPHNHDARFTRVRLRTEVLPLLEDVLGGGVAEALARTAAALREDTEALDDWAETVLENTTDTGDPAEIIAVAALTRLPTAVRRRVIRRWLLRGGAANLSDKQIRAVDALVTAWHGQGGVAVGSDLRQQRLFAGRRDGRLTLYTQPV from the coding sequence GTGGATCGACCGAGTGCTGTAGCCGCCCTGCGGGCCGCCGTGGCCGGCTTCGCGACGGACTGCCTGCCCGGCGCCTCGTCGTGGTGTGTGGCGCTGTCCGGTGGTCCGGATTCGCTGGCGCTGACGGCTGCGGCCGCCGCCGCCCTGCCGACGACCGCACTGATCGTCGACCACGGACTGCAGGCCGGTTCCGCAGAGGTCGCCGAAACCGCGCGTCGCCAGGCCCACGACCTCGGCTGTGTCGACGCTCAGGTGCTGCGGGTGGCGGTCGGCACGGGCGGCGGCCCGGAGGCCGCTGCCCGCGCCGCCCGCTACGCCGCCCTGGACGCCGCCCGCGGCCAGGCGCCGGTGCTGCTGGCGCACACCCTCGACGACCAGGCCGAGACCGTGCTGCTCGGGCTGGGCCGCGGCTCTGGGGCCCGCTCGATCGCCGGGATGCGGGCGGCCGACCCGCCCTGGTACCGGCCGCTGCTGGGGGTGCGCCGCGCCGTCACCCACGACGCGTGCGCCGAGCTGGGACTGGCCTCGTGGGACGACCCGCATAACCACGACGCCCGCTTCACCCGGGTCCGGCTGCGCACCGAGGTGCTGCCCCTGCTCGAGGATGTGCTCGGCGGTGGCGTCGCCGAGGCACTGGCCCGCACCGCCGCCGCGCTGCGCGAAGACACCGAAGCCCTGGACGATTGGGCCGAGACGGTCTTGGAGAACACAACCGACACCGGCGACCCCGCCGAGATCATTGCCGTCGCCGCACTGACCAGGTTGCCCACCGCGGTGCGCCGCCGGGTGATCCGCCGCTGGCTGCTGCGCGGCGGGGCGGCCAACCTGTCGGATAAGCAGATCCGAGCGGTGGACGCGCTGGTCACCGCCTGGCACGGCCAGGGTGGGGTGGCGGTCGGTTCGGATCTGCGGCAGCAAAGATTGTTCGCGGGCCGCCGGGACGGCAGGCTGACGCTGTACACCCAGCCGGTGTGA
- a CDS encoding inorganic diphosphatase produces MQFDVTIEIPKGQRNKYEVDHETGRVRLDRYLYTPMAYPADYGFIEDTLGEDGDPLDALVLLPESVFPGVIVEARPVGMFKMVDEAGGDDKVLCVPAGDPRWDHISDIGDVSSFELESIKHFFVHYKDLEPGKYVKAADFVGRAEAEAEVERSRERFAAEGH; encoded by the coding sequence GTGCAGTTCGACGTCACCATCGAGATCCCGAAGGGCCAGCGCAACAAGTACGAGGTCGACCACGAAACCGGCCGCGTCCGCCTGGACCGCTACCTCTACACCCCGATGGCCTACCCCGCCGATTACGGCTTCATCGAGGACACGCTCGGCGAAGACGGCGATCCACTGGACGCGCTCGTGCTGTTGCCGGAGTCGGTGTTCCCCGGGGTGATCGTGGAAGCCCGGCCGGTGGGCATGTTCAAGATGGTCGACGAGGCCGGCGGCGACGACAAGGTGTTGTGTGTGCCCGCGGGCGACCCGCGCTGGGACCACATCAGCGACATCGGCGACGTGTCCAGCTTCGAGCTCGAGTCGATCAAGCACTTCTTCGTGCACTACAAGGACCTCGAGCCGGGCAAGTACGTGAAGGCCGCCGACTTCGTCGGACGGGCCGAGGCCGAGGCCGAGGTGGAGCGCTCGCGGGAGCGTTTCGCGGCCGAGGGTCACTGA
- a CDS encoding 2-oxo-4-hydroxy-4-carboxy-5-ureidoimidazoline decarboxylase, which translates to MLLHQGIGLEAFNELPDKKAVHALYECCNSVTLARDLSRGRPYADHTALFRRADALLFSLSESSIDDILQAYPHVGRRPGSTKSQAEQCSVWDESPEVMAELAAAVKDYADLFGFDFVMHIGGLAREVCAKSVISAVRDRMHHDPETERKVVCNELARINRSRLERMLGPEGGYDNWG; encoded by the coding sequence GTGTTACTGCACCAGGGCATCGGTCTCGAGGCCTTCAACGAGCTGCCGGACAAAAAAGCTGTCCATGCGCTCTACGAGTGCTGCAACAGCGTGACGCTGGCCCGCGACCTGTCGCGTGGCCGCCCCTACGCCGATCACACCGCGCTGTTCCGCCGGGCTGACGCCCTGCTGTTCTCGCTGTCGGAGTCCTCGATCGACGACATCCTGCAGGCCTACCCACACGTCGGACGGCGGCCGGGCAGCACTAAGTCACAGGCCGAGCAGTGCTCGGTGTGGGACGAGTCGCCCGAGGTGATGGCCGAACTCGCAGCGGCCGTCAAGGATTACGCCGACCTGTTCGGTTTCGACTTCGTCATGCACATCGGCGGTCTGGCCCGCGAGGTCTGCGCTAAGTCGGTCATCTCGGCGGTACGCGACCGAATGCATCACGACCCAGAGACCGAACGCAAGGTCGTCTGCAACGAACTGGCCCGGATCAACCGCAGCCGGCTCGAGCGGATGCTCGGCCCCGAGGGCGGCTACGACAACTGGGGTTGA